In Calonectris borealis chromosome 22, bCalBor7.hap1.2, whole genome shotgun sequence, one genomic interval encodes:
- the MRPL45 gene encoding large ribosomal subunit protein mL45: MAAAMKAGLGRLGLRVCWQTAESVLRPAGAAPACLVPVRTKKRFSVPEWARELSPEEKEKRLKSSGTVFPEEHIERTFYLACTADIIDPYVPPEGDARLTSLSKDGLKQKMEKLKQTAASQLALRKIKDHDPDFSIKTFPEKAQEIFIEANNYLANFNKQKLHSLVTERCYPEMVRGNRYKTIRWSFVESLEPPRVVHVRCDSIVNRGNLYGQVTVRMHTRQILAIYDRFGRLMYGGEQVPKDVLEYVVFERYLVNPYGTWRMHGKIVPEWAPPKEPIVKTVMIPGPTLDPSKEFEEMK; the protein is encoded by the exons ATGGCGGCCGCCATGAAGGCGGGCCTGGGCCGGCTGGGCCTGCGGGTGTGCTGGCAG ACTGCAGAGTCTGTGCTCCGTCCTGCTGGAGCGGCTCCAGCCTGTCTTGTCCCAGTGAGAACAAAGAAGAGGTTTTCTGTCCCCGAATGGGCCAGAGAACTGTCTcctgaagagaaggagaagagactCAAGTCTTCGGGGACAGTATTTCCTGAGGAACATATAGAACGGACTTTCTACTTGGCCTGCACAG ctGATATTATAGACCCTTACGTCCCTCCTGAGGGCGATGCCCGCTTGACTTCCCTATCCAAAGATGGGCTGAAGCAAAAGATGGAGAAGCTGAAGCAGACTGCTGCCTCTCAGCTAGC tCTGCGGAAGATAAAAGATCATGATCCGGATTTCAGCATTAAAACCTTCCCGGAGAAGGCGCAGGAGATATTTATCGAAGCTAACAATTACCTGGCAAA TTTTAACAAGCAGAAACTTCACTCCCTGGTGACAGAGCGCTGCTACCCG GAAATGGTCCGTGGGAACAGGTACAAGACCATCCGGTGGAGTTTTGTGGAGTCGCTGGAGCCTCCAAGAGTGGTTCACGTTCGATGCGACAGCATTGTGAATCGAGGCAACCTGTACGGCCAGGTGACGGTGCGGATGCACACGCGGCAG ATTCTGGCAATCTATGATCGCTTTGGGCGCCTGATGTATGGCGGGGAGCAGGTGCCCAAGGATGTTTTGGAGTATGTCGTGTTTGAGAGGTACTTGGTCAACCCATACGGCACATGGAGGATGCACGGCAAGATCGTTCCAGAGTGGGCACCACCGAAGGAGCCCATTGTTAAG ACTGTGATGATTCCTGGCCCAACCTTGGATCCCTCAAAAGAGTTTGAAGAAATGAAGTAG
- the GPR179 gene encoding putative G-protein coupled receptor 179: MGLWLLWCLHAALVHGTILAGGQRLQERPPQPTGWSPVPSSSRAPTLEPRASGDPEGSAVALAFLQTGDAQRLARVNCSRGVTAGAPGPGPPPALRAALRAAPEALAHAANFLNMLFQTNDIREASVAEDVEWYQALVRSLAEGHPWVRRAVLALDAHPLAAKPRLMLQATKGDGEILLQDVSAAAPSLGNLSWDNEWFNALKSQRTPLLRKRVLSNDLRSMETPKWQRGDSYVGEPAHVRWSPPFLECRDGRFLPAWAVTLSSAFYGLKPDLSPEFKGVVRVDIELRDVAIDQCASGPGWFADTHRCDLNSTQCVPQESRGFVLGRYLCRCKPGFYGAGGAASGARAGGCRAGGSRLACRPCRPGCATCEDDAPCLIQEDRALRAAVLSCQACCMLAVFLSMPVSYHFRRSKRIRASGVVLLEMILFGSLLLYFPVFILYFKPSTFRCIVLRWVRMLGFAIVYGTITLKLYRVLKVFLSRTAQRVPYVSSGRVLKMLGLILLLVLWFLAAWTIGMLENVDKNIPLVIRTQTARGLHFYICGHDRWDYMMVIAEMLFLLWGSFLCYATRAVPSAFHEPRYMGIALHNELMISATFHVVRFVMVPSLHPDWTLLLFFAHTHGTITMTLALLFIPKFLHAGSPLREEIAAEVYEDELDMRRSGSCLNSSIASAWSEHSLDPDDIREELKKLYAQLEVHKTWRMASNNPHLPKKRSSRRSLGRSIARRVAELPEAVARWSSGGERVGTPARRGSSAKRLLDAGGASLRMRGDGSRRRAAALRKSRSTEGPTREHRGGSPTPGPPGEPAPGRKTMVTMASEQSDSESLDAAPLVCKSASAHNLAGHGQPPLPRTAPLQRSLSVVSGAREEALLTASRAAQEEWHPSAPSSEHPTGQGPPKEAGKPRSPGAADALPPAGSSPTEGCSQEDAFPPGDGKVQKHVTYAPIKSISIDSSHLPGRVRVAVRKTPPPPPVRYQSLVQHAAPAGDSPEPAQPPADPPARAGEPERTPEGPAEGEPGHASPPARKGRLRTAASIPAPVCPWEPVQEEVLSQKQKATKAADSGTPGDAAATTPSLKPPSQKISLRGLGLALRAFNRSRGKSILKGKREGEGSLRKRGHERERGSRRGRPSLAETSAVSLGGIGRDPAAKSPERSRQRPGSEPTARRWRGETVPCQHNSNAGAAWEAAGWGSGREEAGGQRDSPAPGTGDGGKLAEEPSAPRGDVDAGRGPGPPSGVHKIPPSAGHQEGAERPHETPAVASSGKAQICPRQGAEAPVVEPGKDAPAAIVRPITPKEGVAGLAEGLEGGSRSIRPQDHAEVEQPRAKPVAGSPHPPTAAVWRAAAEKPGAEVCPGGAPGIPAGKGALLRQEAIASQEDSGVPPGRESPAKALEKVGSQPEPLGPGGSRAGKAGSTAGRQAEVCPGETQADSSTKIEIRPWEESGGGRWGPGRAPGKGGSEGDPGRPGEEPGTEKPPAKTPELPKAASETAGSAEGRTTEVCPWETGEGGRTGRAEICPWDVEGAQPERGRQEGERRRLPGWVKSIRPKSLGLLRAQQSGSSLQAPGQPWGSTDSEGPPPKPAPRSSELPEATSRSPASARASVCPWEAAGADSDAEVCPWERGTALSNAGKLDDSEISQVKNGISPQRAAPRGTGEMAPAADKGSSQRGSPSPREGAEQPSTGLVGKHPALPKTSSKQAETIDSKKADVCPWEAEDEPLPKTEICPWEEPAAPSGKERPSQDTHGTSKGENKSRGLEDIKAKLSELGGRQPERRDTGIFAKLVGKSLECSKAESKKWERVESTKEEVCPWESPGSEQPPEQPRARSPALPKSPSRKSQSAEALKAEVCPWEAPEVEATDKAEICPWEAAAPPPDQPKAKQGPGGASKGDKRITRQAALASPVRSLEQGSSEREAVCPWESLGMEQPPAKPRAGSPALPKSPSRKSQSAEGLKAEVCPWEAPEVEATDKAEICPWEAAAPPSNKEKSRQDKDAPSLVSKSPSTGQGLRKETGDSTSGKEKASRDRESICPWESTDSEQPPAKPRAGSPALPKSPSKKSQSAEGLKAEVCPWELEATDKAEICPWEVAAPLPEKGAPPGKASLPPGKAGASEALEKRNSEREAICPWESLGTEEPSLKTTMGKEPSKSDSTESRKPDICPWEAAEPTGLEKESFKSGVHRQGDDRASPTGTGKSKPVAGAGAVPPTALLKKSKGRSDGGAEHKPLCRILPGIQPPTAPAAGSSPSPGTSIAEVCPWEAEKAPPASDKTNTDTRKTSEACPWEVESVDPTPTLRRQDRAGASPQDRARGATETKPHVCPWDHE; this comes from the exons ATGGGGCTGTGGCTGCTCTGGTGCTTGCATGCGGCACTGGTCCATGGCACCATCCTTGCGGGGGGCCAGCGCCTGCAGGAGAGACCCCCCCAGCCGACGGGATGGTCCCCGGTCCCGTCATCCTCCCGGGCGCCCACACTGGAGCCCAGAGCGTCGGGGGACCCCGAGGGCTCAGCGGTGGCGCTGGCATTCCTGCAGACAGGCGATGCGCAGCGGCTGGCCCGGGTCAACTGCAGCCGGGGTGTCACGGCGGGggcacccggccccggcccccccccggcgctGCGTGCCGCTCTGCGTGCCGCCCCCGAGGCGCTGGCCCACGCCGCCAACTTCCTCAACATGCTCTTCCAGACCAACGACATCCGCGAAGCCAGCGTGGCCGAGGACGTGGAGTGGTACCAGGCGCTGGTCCGCAGCCTGGCggaggggcacccatgggtgcgcCGGGCGGTGCTCGCCCTCGACGCCCACCCACTGGCCGCCAAGCCCCGGCTGATGCTGCAGGCCACCAAGGGGGACGGCGAGATCCTGCTGCAGGACGTCTCCGCCGCCGCCCCCAGCCTCGGCAACCTCAGCTGGGACAACGAGTGGTTCAACGCCCTCAAGTCCCAGCGGACCCCCCTCCTCCGCAAGCGCGTGCTCAGCAATGACCTGCGCAGCATGGAGACCCCCAAGTGGCAGCGGGGCGACAGCTACGTGGGGGAGCCGGCCCACGTGCGGTGGTCCCCGCCGTTCCTCGAGTGCCGGGACGGCAGGTTCCTGCCCGCGTGGGCAGTCACGCTCTCCTCCGCCTTCTACGGGCTCAAGCCGGACCTCAGCCCTGAGTTCAA GGGCGTCGTGCGGGTGGACATCGAGCTGCGGGACGTGGCCATCGACCAGTGCGCCAGCGGGCCGGGCTGGTTTGCGGATACGCACCGCTGCGACCTCAACAGCACCCAG TGTGTCCCCCAGGAGAGCCGTGGCTTCGTCCTCGGGAGGTACCTGTGCCGGTGCAAGCCGGGCTTTTACGGGGCCGGCGGAGCGGCCAGCGGTGCCCGGGCAGGTGGGTGCC gcgcgggggggtcccggctggcGTGCCGGCCCTGCCGCCCGGGCTGTGCCACCTGCGAGGACGACGCGCCCTGCCTGATCCAGGAGGACCGGGCGCTGCGGGCGGCCGTCCTCTCCTGCCAGGCCTGCTGCATGCTGGCCGTCTTCCTCAGCATGCCCGTCTCCTACCACTTCCGACGGAGCAAG AGGATCCGGGCGTCGGGAGTCGTCCTCCTGGAGATGATCCTCTTCGGGTCCCTCCTCCTCTACTTCCCC GTGTTCATCCTGTACTTCAAGCCGAGCACCTTCCGCTGCATCGTCCTGCGCTGGGTGCGCATGCTCGGCTTCGCCATCGTCTACGGCACCATCACCCTCAAGCTGTACAG GGTGCTGAAGGTGTTCCTGTCCCGCACGGCCCAGCGGGTGCCCTACGTGTCGAGCGGGCGGGTGCTGAAGATGCTGGGGTTGATCCTGCTCCTGGTGCTGTGGTTCCTGGCGGCCTGGACCATCGGGATGCTGGAGAATGTCGACAAGAACATCCCGCTGGTGATCCGCACCCAGACCGCCCGCGGGCTCCACTTCTACATCTGCGGCCACGACCGCTGGGACTACATGATGGTCATCG CCGAAATGCTGTTCCTGCTGTGGGGCAGCTTCCTGTGCTACGCCACGCGCGCCGTGCCCTCCGCCTTCCACGAGCCCCGCTACATGGGCATCGCGCTCCACAACGAGCTCATGATCTCGGCCACCTTCCACGTGGTCAG GTTCGTCATGGTCCCCTCGCTGCACCCCGACTGGACCCTGCTGCTCTTCTTCGCTCACACCCACGGCACCATCACCATGACCCTGGCGCTGCTCTTCATCCCCAAG tTCCTGCACGCCGGCTCGCCGCTGCGGGAGGAGATCGCAGCCGAGGTCTACGAGGACGAGCTGGACATGCGGCGCTCAGGCTCCTGCCTGAACAGCAGCATCGCGTCCGCCTGGAGCGAGCACAGTCTCGACCCCGATGACATTCGG GAGGAGCTGAAGAAGCTTTACGCGcagctggaggtgcacaagacgTGGAGGATGGCGTCCAACAACCCCCACCTCCCCAAGAAGCGCAGCTCCCGCCGCAGCCTGGGCCGCTCCATCGCACGCCGCGTCGCCGAGCTGCCCGAGGCCGTGGCACGCTGGAGCAGCGGGGGTGAGCGGGTGGGCACCCCGGCACGCCGCGGCTCCTCGGCCAAGCGGCTCCTTGACGCCGGCGGTGCCAGCCTGCGGATGCGGGGTGACGGCTCCCGGCGCCGCGCCGCAGCCCTGCGCAAGTCCCGCAGCACTGAGGGTCCCACGCGGGAGCACCGGGGAGGCTCGCCCACCCCCGGTCCCCCCGGGGAGCCTGCGCCGGGGAGGAAGACAATGGTGACGATGGCCTCGGAGCAATCCGACAGCGAGTCCCTCGACGCCGCCCCACTCGTGTGCAAGTCGGCCAGCGCCCACAACCTGGcggggcacgggcagccccccctgccccgcacagccccctTGCAGAGGTCGCTCAGCGTCGTCTCCGGTGCACGGGAAGAGGCCCTGCTCACCGCCAGCCGAGCTGCGCAGGAGGAGTGGCACCCGTCCGCCCCGTCCTCAGAGCACCCCACgggccagggaccccccaaggAAGCCGGGAAGCCCCGAAGCCCCGGTGCAGCTGATGCCCTCCCgccagccggctccagccccaCCGAGGGGTGCTCCCAGGAGGACGCGTTCCCCCCGGGCGATGGCAAGGTGCAGAAACACGTCACCTACGCACCCATCAAGAGCATCAGCATCGACAGCTCCCACCTCCCGGGGCGGGTGCGGGTGGCGGTGAGGAagaccccgccgccgccccccgtcCGCTACCAGAGCCTGGTGCAGCACGCCGCGCCGGCCGGGGACAGCCCAGAGCCAGCGCAGCCGCCCGCGGACCCCCCGGCACGGGCGGGAGAGCCAGAGAGGACACCGGAGGGGCCTGCGGAGGGAGAGCCGGGGCACGCGTCCCCCCCGGCGAGGAAGGGCAGGCTGCGGACCgcagcctccatccctgcccctgTCTGCCCCTGGGAGCCGGTGCAGGAGGAGGTCCTGAGCCAGAAGCAAAAAGCCACCAAAGCAGCAGACTCGGGGACCCCTGGTGACGCAGCGGCCACCACCCCCAGCCTCAAGCCGCCCTCCCAGAAGATCTCCCTCCGGGGCCTGGGACTCGCCCTCAGAGCCTTCAACCGCTCCCGGGGGAAAAGCATCctgaaggggaagagagagggcGAGGGCAGCCTCAGGAAGAGGGGGCACgagcgggagcggggcagcaggagggggaggcCCAGCCTGGCGGAGACGTCGGCCGTGTCCCTTGGGGGGATCGGCCGAGACCCCGCCGCCAAAAGCCCCGAGCGGAGCAGGCAGAGGCCCGGCAGCGAGCCCACCGCCCGCCGGTGGCGGGGGGAGACGGTCCCCTGCCAGCACAACAGCAATGCCGGCGCCGCCTGGGAAGCCGCAGGCTGGGGGTCCggcagggaagaggcaggaggacAGCGGGacagcccagccccggggacaggCGACGGTGGGAAACTGGCAGAGGAACCCAGTGCTCCCCGGGGGGACGTGGATGCTGGCAGGGGCCCAGGGCCACCCTCGGGGGTGCACAAGATCCCACCCAGTGCTGGCCACCAAGAAGGAGCCGAACGTCCCCATGAAACCCCAGCGGTGGCCAGCAGCGGGAAAGCACAGATATGTCCCCGGCAAGGGGCCGAGGCCCCCGTGGTGGAGCCGGGGAAGGATGCTCCTGCAGCCATCGTGAGGCCGATCACACCGAAGGAAGGGGTGGCCGGGCTGGCCGAAGGGCTCGAGGGGGGCAGCAGGTCCATCCGACCCCAGGACCACGCGGAGGTGGAGCAGCCACGTGCAAAACCCGTCGCAGGCAGCCCCCACCCGCCCACCGCCGCAGTGTGGAGAGCAGCTGCTGAGAAACCGGGGGCTGAGGTTTGTcccgggggagccccgggcaTCCCAGCAGGAAAAGGAGCCTTGCTGCGCCAGGAGGCGATTGCTTCCCAGGAGGACAGCGGGGTCCCACCGGGCAGGGAGAGCCCGGCCAAGGCGCTGGAGAAGGTGGGCAGCCAGCCCGAGCCCCTCGGTcctggggggagccggg CGGGGAAAGCCGGCAGcacggcaggcaggcaggcagaggtctGTCCTGGGGAAACCCAGGCAGATTCCAGCACTAAAATAGAAATTCGCCCCTGGGAGGAGAGCGGGGGCGGGCGCTGGGGGCcaggcagagccccggggaagggCGGCAGCGAGGGGGATCCCGGCCGCCCCGGGGAAGAGCCGGGCACGGAGAAACCACCAGCAAAAACCCCAGAGCTGCCCAAAGCGGCTTCGGAGACAGCGGGCAGCGCGGAGGGCAGGACGACTGAGGTTTGTCCGTGGGAgactggggaagggggaaggaccGGCAGAGCAGAAATCTGCCCCTGGGACGTGGAGGGGGCTCAGCCGGAGcgagggaggcaggaaggagagaggaggcgGCTGCCCGGGTGGGTCAAGAGCATCAGACCAAAATCCCTGGGTTTGCTGAGAGCGCAGCAGAGTGGGAGCAGCCTGCAAGCGCCcggccagccctggggcagcaccGACAGCGAGGGACCCCCACCGAAACCTGCTCCCAGAAGCTCTGAGCTGCCAGAAGCGACCTCGAGGAGCCCGGCGAGCGCACGGGCTTCGGTTTGTCCCTGGGAAGCGGCTGGAGCTGACAGTGATGCAGAAGTTTGCCCTTGGGAAAGGGGAACAGCCTTATCCAATGCAGGAAAATTAGATGACAGTGAAATTTCCCAAGTGAAAAATGGGATTTCCCCGCAGAGAGCAGCCCCGAGGGGCACGGGAGAGATGGCTCCGGCTGCAGACAAGGGGAGCAGCCAGCGAggatcccccagccccagggaaggTGCGGAGCAGCCCAGCACAGGGCTCGTGGGAAAACACCCAGCTCTGCCCAAAACGTCATCTAAGCAAGCAGAAACCATCGATAGCAAAAAGGCCGACGTTTGCCCATGGGAAGCGGAGGATGAGCCGCTTCCTAAAACTGAAATCTGCCCTTGGGAAGAGCCTGCGGCTCCATCAGGGAAGGAAAGACCAAGTCAGGACACACATGGGACTTCCAAGGGGGAAAACAAATCCAGAGGACTTGAAGATATCAAAGCAAAGCTGTCAGAGCTGGGTGGCCGTCAGCCAGAGCGCAGGGACACCGGGATCTTTGCAAAGCTCGTTGGGAAAAGCCTGGAGTGCTCAAAAGCGGAGTCGAAGAAATGGGAGAGAGTGGAGAGCACAAAGGAGGAGGTTTGTCCCTGGGAGAGCCCGGGCTCGGAGCAGCCCCCAGAACAACCTCGTGCCAGGAGCCCAGCGCTGCCCAAATCGCCTTCGAGGAAATCCCAGAGCGCGGAGGCCCTGAAGGCGGAGGTCTGTCCTTGGGAGGCTCCGGAGGTCGAAGCCACTGATAAAGCAGAAATCTGCCCCTGGGAGGCGGCTGCACCTCCCCCTGATCAACCAAAGGCGAagcagggtcctgggggggcttcAAAGGGGGACAAGCGCATCACGCGCCAGGCAGCGCTGGCCAGCCCGGTGAgatccctggagcagggcagcagcgaGCGAGAGGCCGTCTGTCCCTGGGAGAGCCTGGGCATGGAGCAGCCCCCAGCAAAACCCCGCGCCGGGAGCCCAGCGCTGCCCAAATCGCCTTCGAGGAAATCCCAGAGCGCGGAGGGCCTGAAGGCGGAGGTCTGTCCTTGGGAGGCTCCGGAGGTCGAAGCCACTGATAAAGCAGAAATCTGCCCCTGGGAGGCGGCTGCTCCACCATCAAATAAAGAGAAATCAAGACAGGACAAAGATGCTCCGTCCCTAGTGAGCAAAAGCCCTTCTACAGGTCAAGGTCTCCGCAAAGAGACTGGAGATAGCACATctggaaaggagaaagcaagcaGAGACCGTGAGTCCATCTGCCCCTGGGAGAGCACGGA CTCGGAGCAGCCCCCAGCAAAACCCCGTGCCGGGAGCCCAGCGCTGCCCAAATCGCCTTCAAAGAAATCCCAGAGCGCGGAGGGCCTGAAGGCGGAGGTCTGTCCTTGGGAGCTCGAAGCCACTGATAAAGCAGAAATCTGcccctgggaggtggctgcacctCTGCCGGAGAAAGGAGCACCCCCGGGCAAGGCGAGCCTCCCACCAGGAAAAGCGGGAGCCTCCGAAGCACTGGAGAAGAGGAATAGCGAGCGCGAGGCCATCTGCCCCTGGGAGAGCCTGGGCACGGAGGAGCCCTCCCTGAAAACTACAATGGGAAAAGAGCCGTCCAAGTCTGACAGCACGGAGAGCAGGAAACCTGATATTTGCCCCTGGGAAGCAGCAGAGCCCACCGGCTTGGAGAAGGAAAGCTTTAAATCAGGCGTGCACCGACAGGGAGATGACAGAGCATCCCCCACGGGGACGGGAAAGTCAAAGCCGGTGGCAGGCGCCGGTGCCGTGCCTCCAACAGCCCTGCTGAAAAAATCCAAGGGCAGATCTGACGGGGGGGCTGAGCACAAGCCCCTGTGCCGCATCCTGCCGGGCATCCAGCCCCC CACGGCTCCCgcggcaggcagcagccccagcccaggcaccAGCATAGCCGAGGTTTGTccctgggaagcagaaaaggctcCGCCAGCATCTGACAAGACCAACACAGACACGAGGAAAACCTCCGAAGCGTGTCCGTGGGAGGTGGAGAGCGTGGATCCCACCCCGACCCTCCGCAGGCAGGACAGAGCCGGGGCGAGCCCCCAGGACAGAGCCAGGGGTGCGACTGAAACCAAACCCCACGTCTGCCCGTGGGACCACGAGTAG